A section of the Epinephelus moara isolate mb chromosome 3, YSFRI_EMoa_1.0, whole genome shotgun sequence genome encodes:
- the arhgap35b gene encoding rho GTPase-activating protein 35, with protein sequence MMAKKQDARSPIYNLIVVGLSGTEKEKGQCGVGKSCLCNRFVRPSADDFYLDHTSVLSTSDFGGRVVNNDHFLFWGEVSRVLEEGPECRMHVVEQTEFIDDQTFQPHRSTAMQPYIKRAAATKLASAEKLMYFCTDQLGLEQDFEQKQMPEGKLQVDGFLLCVDVSRGMNRNFDDQLKFVTNLYGQLSKTKKPIVLVLTKCDEGVERYIKDAHTFAITKKSLPVVETSARSNINVDLAFLTLVQLIDKSRGKPKIIPYFEALKLQSQQIASAKDRYEWLINRIVKNHNETWLNTSRRMNTSPEYKEYVFLEGTAKCKKLFQQHVYRLKQEHIERRRKIYLSTLPLALSSLVPDLDEIDQLSWSGVQKVLESKQHFAHWFVVLEDSPWEDTSHIDNMEDERIPSDLLETAEAEDIFNAHLEHLRNECRRAEMRLEFKHKLASSPFVTPGRPWEEARSFIMNEEFYQWLEEPEYLDLYNRHQKEIIDRAKEDFQELLLEYSELFYELEVDAKPSKEKMGAIQEVLGEEQRFKALQKLPAERDALVLKHIHFVYHPTKETCPSSPHCGDSKIEQLLVSRFPTCYPFFDVKAHFGDTKADRINLVILGKDGLAREFANEIRALCTNDDWYVLDGKMYELTLRPIEGNVRLPVNSFHTPTFTPHGCLCLYNSKESLSYVIESLERLRESTLGRRDSQLAQLPTSLLLVTKRGVGSYVDIGGETALNLITQGQQVARRLQCSFLDPASPGVGYGHNVNETQINQVLRGLLDIRRSTSFSSSSPPLLPEPPGLRDSPHQPAPEADLRIVMCLMCGDSYDIEQLLSPFLMHQHCRPMSNCGTSVLLEQTVGGHKLAIELSLLSYHASFTLRKSRLVHGYIAVYSVSRKASLETLCAFLCEVQDIIPVQLLAVGDSQAELTDSDYACEQLIQGEELAHEIEGRFNSVVCGSGGVVGGLHRIEMFHSFLMEVVEKRNIVEATHMYDNVAEACTNENVYSPRCSSPSPVTMFLDSEDDVDPSPPYYDGTLTSHSGGFNLPDLDSSDISVISDIRDFENKLNNKVPPQVRVKPGVTFDFRKVSRNPYIDTLGHRRSLPSAVTWVPGGDVGYDPSDYAEPIDAVSKPRPSNEEIIYSVPHDSTQGKIITIRNSNRMHSNGNGSDSEADSSSLERRRKFSAAGVKPRLYRDRSKRLGKFSSFRTSFIGSDDEMGALPKSKEDDFGTLKGESLVNEESEDPKKRNILKSLRRTAKKTRPKPRPAIPKPPESSYFGVPLANVVSPDRPIPLFIDKCVRFIETTGLNTEGLYRVSGNKSEMESMQRQFEQDHGLDLVEKDFSINTVAGALKSFFSELPEPLVPCALQVDLLDAFKINDREQRLYTMKEVLRRFPKENYDVFKYVVSHLHKVSQLNRVNLMTSENLSICFWPTLMRPDFTTMDALTATRTYQTIIESFIHQCAFFFYNQPLLDSPTGLAGLPASPTTTLSGSSAYSCYRSSPPHTTTHFSPLQQSPPTTPQSPLQSLLPPLHQHPHSHHSPAEQETL encoded by the exons ATGATGGCGAAAAAGCAAGATGCTCGGTCGCCCATTTACAACCTCATTGTGGTGGGTTTGTCaggaacagagaaagagaaggggCAATGTGGGGTTGGCAAGTCCTGCTTGTGTAATAGGTTTGTGCGGCCCAGTGCTGATGACTTCTACCTGGACCACACATCAGTGTTGAGCACCAGTGACTTTGGGGGTCGAGTGGTTAACAATGATCACTTTCTGTTTTGGGGGGAGGTGTCACGGGTTCTGGAGGAGGGGCCTGAGTGCAGGATGCATGTTGTGGAGCAAACTGAATTCATTGATGACCAGACATTTCAGCCACACCGTAGCACTGCTATGCAGCCCTATATCAAACGGGCAGCTGCAACCAAGCTGGCCTCAGCAGAGAAGCTGATGTACTTCTGTACAGATCAGCTGGGCCTGGAGCAAGACTTtgagcaaaaacaaatgccTGAGGGAAAGCTGCAGGTCGACGGCTTTCTGCTTTGTGTTGATGTCAGCCGAGGCATGAACCGCAACTTTGATGACCAGCTGAAATTTGTCACAAACCTGTATGGTCAGCTTAGCAAGACTAAGAAGCCCATTGTGCTGGTCCTCACCAAATGTGATGAAGGAGTTGAACGCTACATCAAAGATGCTCATACCTTCGCCATCACAAAAAAGAGTCTGCCAGTAGTCGAGACATCTGCACGCTCAAATATAAATGTGGACCTTGCCTTCCTCACTTTGGTTCAGCTTATTGATAAGAGCAGGGGAAAGCCCAAGATCATTCCTTACTTTGAAGCTCTAAAGCTCCAGAGTCAGCAGATAGCTTCTGCCAAGGATCGCTATGAATGGCTTATCAACCGCATAGTAAAGAATCATAATGAAACCTGGTTAAACACCAGCCGACGCATGAACACCTCCCCAGAGTACAAAGAATACGTCTTCTTGGAGGGAACGGCTAAATGCAAGAAGCTTTTTCAACAGCATGTCTACCGTCTGAAGCAGGAGCATATCGAGAGGCGTCGCAAAATATACTTAAGCACTCTTCCTTTAGCACTTAGTTCTTTGGTGCCTGACCTGGATGAGATAGATCAGCTGAGCTGGTCTGGGGTACAGAAGGTCTTAGAGTCCAAGCAGCACTTTGCCCACTGGTTTGTTGTTCTGGAGGACTCACCATGGGAGGATACATCACACATTGACAACATGGAAGATGAACGAATCCCTTCTGACCTACTGGAGACTGCTGAAGCAGAGGACATATTTAATGCCCACCTGGAACATCTGCGAAATGAGTGCAGACGGGCAGAGATGAGGCTGGAGTTCAAACATAAGTTAGCCTCCTCTCCATTTGTCACACCTGGTAGACCTTGGGAGGAGGCCCGCAGCTTTATCATGAATGAAGAGTTCTACCAGTGGCTTGAGGAGCCAGAGTACTTGGACCTGTACAACCGCCATCAGAAGGAGATCATTGACCGTGCTAAAGAGGACTTCCAGGAGCTCTTACTGGAGTACTCTGAGCTTTTTTATGAGCTTGAGGTGGATGCCAAGCCAAGCAAGGAGAAGATGGGGGCAATTCAGGAGGTTTTGGGGGAGGAACAGAGGTTCAAGGCTCTACAAAAGCTCCCAGCTGAAAGAGATGCTCTGGTATTGAAGCATATCCACTTTGTGTATCACCCCACCAAGGAGACCTGCCCTAGCAGTCCTCACTGCGGAGACTCTAAGATTGAACAGCTCTTAGTTTCACGTTTCCCCACGTGTTACCCCTTTTTTGATGTAAAGGCTCATTTTGGGGACACCAAGGCTGACAGAATTAACCTTGTCATACTAGGGAAGGATGGACTGGCCAGAGAATTTGCCAATGAGATTAGGGCTCTCTGCACAAATGATGACTGGTATGTGTTAGATGGGAAGATGTACGAACTGACGCTGCGGCCTATCGAGGGAAATGTACGTCTTCCAGTAAATTCCTTCCACACCCCCACTTTCACCCCTCACggatgtctgtgtctgtataaCTCAAAAGAGTCCCTCTCTTATGTGATTGAAAGCCTTGAGCGACTTAGGGAATCAACTCTAGGTCGGAGAGATAGCCAGCTAGCACAGCTGCCAACATCACTTCTTTTAGTCACTAAAAGAGGCGTAGGATCATATGTGGATATAGGTGGAGAAACTGCCTTAAACCTTATAACACAGGGACAGCAAGTTGCAAGGAGGCTGCAGTGTAGCTTTTTAGACCCTGCCTCCCCTGGTGTGGGCTATGGCCATAATGTCAATGAGACCCAAATCAACCAAGTGCTGAGGGGGCTACTGGATATTAGGAGGAGCACATCCTTTAGTAGCAGctccccacccctcctccctgAGCCTCCAGGTCTCAGAGACTCTCCTCATCAGCCGGCACCAGAGGCAGACCTTCGCATTGTCATGTGCTTAATGTGTGGAGACTCCTATGACATTGAGCAGCTCCTGTCCCCCTTTCTTATGCATCAGCACTGCAGGCCCATGTCTAATTGTGGAACCTCTGTATTGCTGGAGCAGACAGTTGGTGGACACAAGCTGGCTATAGAGCTCTCTCTGCTGTCATACCACGCCTCCTTCACTTTGCGGAAGAGCAGGTTAGTGCACGGCTACATTGCTGTGTACTCGGTCTCCCGAAAAGCCTCCCTGGAGACCCTGTGTGCATTCTTGTGTGAGGTTCAGGACATCATCCCAGTTCAGCTGTTGGCAGTGGGAGATAGCCAGGCAGAGCTCACCGACAGTGACTATGCCTGTGAGCAGCTGATCCAGGGGGAGGAGCTAGCCCATGAGATTGAGGGTCGTTTCAATAGCGTGGTCTGCGGATCTGGGGGGGTGGTGGGAGGCCTGCACAGGATAGAAATGTTCCATTCGTTCCTGATGGAGGTGgtagagaaacgcaacattgtgGAGGCCACACACATGTACGATAATGTTGCTGAAGCATGCACCAATGAAAACGTGTACTCCCCGCGCTGCAGTTCTCCTAGTCCTGTCACCATGTTCCTGGATTCAGAGGATGATGTAGACCCATCGCCACCATACTATGATGGCACACTCACATCTCACAGTGGGGGCTTCAACCTGCCGGACCTAGATTCCAGTGACATCTCTGTCATCTCTGACATCAGGGACTTTGAGAACAAACTCAACAACAAAGTGCCCCCCCAAGTGAGAGTCAAACCGGGTGTCACTTTTGACTTCCGGAAGGTGAGCCGTAACCCATATATCGATACACTGGGTCATCGTCGCTCGCTGCCTTCTGCTGTTACCTGGGTTCCTGGCGGGGATGTGGGCTACGATCCCTCAGACTATGCCGAACCCATTGATGCTGTTTCAAAGCCCCGCCCAAGCAACGAAGAGATCATCTACTCAGTGCCACACGACAGCACACAAGGCAAAATCATCACCATCCGCAACTCCAACAGGATGCACTCCAATGGGAACGGCTCAGACAGCgaagcagacagcagctctcTGGAACGAAGGAGGAAGTTCTCAGCGGCGGGGGTGAAGCCCCGTCTTTACCGTGACCGCTCCAAGCGGCTCGGCAAGTTCAGCAGCTTCCGCACGAGCTTCATAGGCAGCGATGATGAGATGGGAGCTCTTCCAAAGTCCAAGGAGGATGACTTTGGGACCCTGAAAGGTGAAAGTCTTGTTAATGAGGAGAGTGAGGACCCAAAAAAGAGGAACATTCTGAAGAGCCTGCGACGAACAGCCAAG AAAACAAGACCAAAGCCCCGTCCAGCTATTCCCAAGCCACCAGAGAGCAGTTACTTTGGGGTCCCCCTTGCGAATGTGGTATCCCCAGACAGACCTATCCCACTCTTCATCGACAAGTGTGTCCGCTTCATTGAGACCACAG GCCTGAATACAGAGGGTTTGTATCGTGTAAGCGGCAACAAGTCAGAGATGGAAAGCATGCAGAGGCAGTTTGAACAGG ACCACGGATTAGACCTGGTGGAGAAAGACTTCTCCATAAACACTGTGGCTGGAGCCCTCAAAAGCTTCTTCTCTGAGCTGCCTGAGCCCCTGGTGCCTTGTGCTCTGCAGGTGGACCTATTGGATGCTTTCA AAATCAATGACCGAGAACAGAGGCTATATACCATGAAGGAAGTCCTGAGGAGGTTCCCCAAGGAGAATTATGATGTCTTCAAATATGTAGTGAGCCACTTACACAA gGTGAGCCAGCTGAACAGGGTGAACTTGATGACCAGTGAGAACTTGTCCATCTGCTTCTGGCCCACCCTCATGAGGCCGGACTTCACCACTATGGATGCCCTGACTGCCACACGCACCTACCAGACAATCATCGAGAGCTTCATCCACCAGTGTGCATTCTTCTTTTACAACCAGCCCCTCCTCGACTCCCCCACTGGCCTAGCGGGCCTCCCCGCCTCACCCACCACCACTCTCAGCGGGAGCTCTGCCTACTCTTGTTACCGCTCCTCTCCTCcccacaccaccacacacttcagCCCCCTGCAGCAGTCCCCGCCCACCACCCCCCAGTCTCCCCTGCAGTCTCTGCTCCCTCCCCTCCACCAGCACCCCCACTCCCACCACTCCCCTGCCGAGCAAGAGACACTGTGA